Genomic segment of Eupeodes corollae chromosome 2, idEupCoro1.1, whole genome shotgun sequence:
tatatatatacacaAAACACATATCTATGAGACTTCAATCTTTGAGCGTTTGTCTACATACTCTATTcagcttaaaaatattcatcGAACAGCAGACGACAAGCTTTGAGGTAGACCATAAAATACAAGTCTCCTATCGAAGGGTATTATGGCCTATGGTCTGCCGCACTTTCGTCTACCATGGTATGTTCTATAAATCTCAATTTGCTTTGAGATATATTGTGTATAGTTATCGCTTGTACCATTTCCGGAAGCATCACATATTCTTCGTAAGACTTTTCTCTTAAACgctactaaaatttaaattgtctcTTACTATAAACTTTAAGGTAAGTCATCATCTGCAGCAGCAGTTTAGAACGAATGGGTAGGTGCGTTGATTTAAAGAAGACTTTGTTATGTGAGCTGCTCATGTCTATTTCTTTTATGCTCAAGGAGTTTGAAAGACTATATTCAAATAATGTATGCTTCACTTCACACATTGTTTAGGAATTCCTGTTGATGAAGACTTAGTCattaaaattacatatttatattcaaCAATACTTCCAGTGGGTatacgatttaaaaataaacaaactaggtggcgcaacaaCTCTTTGAGAAcaaggtcctagtgacttactacTCTCAACCATACCCGTTTACGAGTTATGCCAGGGAAGCAGGGCACCATAACGGAACAGATTcggataaatattaaaattacataattctATGTTACTAGCAATTGccatttaaatcaaacaaaatatataagaaagctttcttcaaatttttatttcacatctAACAATTTTTCTTCCCTATCCCTCACCTCTCCCAAAGCAATATACCTTTCTATAAACCTATAAATCTCCATTCCttacataatatttaattctttGGAAAACTCACAACAGAtatcttcatacaaaatttcgaaGTTGTATCACATTGgattttttaatactttccctgCACAACGGGCATTCATCTCGCTCGTCCAGCCAATCTAGGATGCAATGCCAGCAGAACAGATGACCACAAGGTGTCGAGCTTGTATTAACTCTGGGCTCCAAGCATAAAATACATTGAGGTGCTTCACGTGATTGTTGTTGTGTATTTGAAAGACGCACACAACTTTTACTGCTGTTTCGACCTGTTGTTTTTCTCTTGGATTCTTTCCACGATTCAAATGAATCCAAGGCAAGGGTAATTACCAATTGGAGAAAAGTGACCCATCCGAGGATTCTATACCCATACAAGGAATGATCAGGCTTCATCCAGTGTCTAATCAGAATATAATTTATGCCAGTGAATCGCTTTGAAATCTGGTACTTGCTCGAATTCAAATAGAATAGCGTCTTATGCAGGGCCTTTACATACGACACTGAACTCCGCATACATTGcaaaattgtcttcaatttgAGTTTTGCTTCAGGGACAATATCATCGTTTCTATCGATGTTCCTCTCGAGATTGTTTAGGACCTTTGTGTATAATCGCTCACCCCCGAATTCCAGTATAATTGCAGATAGTCGAAGCTGAAAGAAACTTTAGTTGCAGCTCGTAATAGATAAAGAAATGTTAGCCTTACTAATTTGGAAGGTGCAGTTCGGTAATTGTGGTCGATTTGTATAATACCAGTGTATTCTTCACCAAGAGTTTGTAAATCATTTAAGGAAGCAAATCCGTGGTAGGCTATTTCGGCAATAAATTTGCAGACATTGTTATATTTTATCCAATTCCGAGGCCCGGACATTCTGAGTATATCAGAAAGATCTTCCGTGAGTTCATTTGTGTATGTGAGATCTTTCTGGACAGTGCGGATTGTCTCCGGCTGTCGGGCTTTGGCATGTCGAAAGGACATTATTCAAGTTTGTTGTCTTTTCACTAAACTAAAAACTGATTAACTGAAACTAAAAGAATTTAATCAGTGTAAAAATTTGacatgtttatgtttttattttcatttttcaggaaatttgtttttttattttgttttgacgtTAAGAAAGTAAAGGAGAGTAAAAAGGAATTTGGAAAGCGTCGGTAGAACAGTTTCGATTTTCTTAAGGGCCCATGCACACTCCAATTGCTTTGTTAGAATCTTTTTTACTTATGAACACtttcagtcttatttaatagaattcgctaaacagatgaatagttatacagtgaataaggatttatgtaggctctatgtaacgttgcaaaaattcctatttataaaaaaatctgctataaattttagttatacaatgtttatatcaaaaaaagtgccaaaagtactataaaatctgctagttgtcataacaactaaaatataacaaaataattccaattatttgtatgatattctctttcgaaaatctatattttttttagattcttcgtttcttcggctcacgagctaaactcgagaggcattattgtttttattttaatttcaaaaagagaggagagaaatcaaaatgacatttacgaaataataataacaataatttccttatgtaggctctattcaacctcaaaacgcgtttagcttattatgggactatgcaaccttgtataagttttataaatagcatttttgcgttaagaggcattatagagataacataactttatgtaggctctatacagcgtttttaaataagactgtttgtatataaaaccgAAGGTAGCCTTGTGACTACAGTGGCATAAGCTATTGGATTTGTTTTACTTAACTTTGTAATTAAACTTTCAACGCTATCTTAAGGCTACcgcgaaagtaaaaaaaaacatctctatgaaaataatatagattttatatacaaagataaaattaatttatcttattTCGAATCCTATTCCAATGTGTGTACAACTAAgaacaccttttttaaaaaaatattactagtttttgtataaactgatttttatatttttgtgctacctctaaaattttgaatgaagttGAATCTAAagtgatgtttaaaaaatactacattGTAAAACTTTTGGTAAGATTACTGAGGAAATGATTTCATGAAAGTCTTTTATCTTTATAAGACTTTATAATACATGCAATAACTATAAATAAGAATGAAGAATTATATTAAAGTTGTTGAGGGCGCCTGGACATCCTCAGGTCCTTAGGGttgtaatttctaaaaaaaaatgaaaataaacaaaatatgaaataaaaacaagaatacaaaaaaagggaaaagtAAACATGAACTTACTAGAGGAAAGCACACTGCGCAGCCGTGTTTTGCTTGCTCATAATGGTatagcctagtacatacttgtgaaccatctcgtgaacccatacaaatttcagtttttggttcaccagtgaacttgctcgtgaagctgagtggagaacaaagtggagagttttcgttcacgggcaattcacgtgcaaaatgtacgggaactgttggtgaagctttgacatttggtttgttcatgttcacaacgtgtactcacaagtgtgtaccagtgagcaatgtcaaaagttcactttctccactggcgaacgttcacttcacgaggaagtatgtactaggcttatcGGTGACTGACAGTTCTCCAATCTCTACACGGATGCGAAATAATAGGTGTGTTCCAAGGGCGAGTTGGGTTGCGTGTTAGATTAGTTAGGTTGCGTGTGACCTGAAATCTTATGATACTAGTTTTGTCTTATGTTCGTATTCAGACTTCGTGAACAACCATTTTTTGCATGTTATTGTTTGTTATGGATTATATGTTTTGGTTATTATTTCATAATTATGTAATGTGATGATTGTAGTTTTCTGGTCTCATGTGGTTCTGTGTTACAGGTCTCAACAATTTTTGACCTACGAACACACTTCGGGGATAATAATACCCCTATTTCGTTAGAGGAGTACTAACACCAGCATGGCCAACCACTATTTTGGTTTGATGATGTGAGTGGGGGAATACACTAGGTGAAGGTGGGTATGCGATCGGATGATATTCCTGTTAGAAATAGATCGTCTAAATATACTTCTGCCGGTGTGGGTTGTTATTTTAGCATACCCTCATTTAGCCGACTGTCACACAGAGGCGTGTAAAGGTGGAAAGACAGTGAACCAGCAAACGACGATTTCTGTAAAGTGTCAATTGTGGAAAGATAGTTTAATTTGTGGTTCAGCCAATAAAGCTGggagaaaaataaagaagggaagtgaagaacaaaataaaggtgTTTGATTTTCGGCGGCCCGAACTTATTGGCGGAAAGCTGAGCCGccgccaaacaaaaaattaaactttttattgataagaagaaaattcaaagaagaaaaaaaaaagtagaattcaaagtagaaaattaaacaaatacgaAAGAGGATAGCTTAAAAATCCCTATGTCCATAAAAAAAGggattcataaataaataaaaaaagtgaaaattccatCTAGGTATATAGCGATCAACAATAGATATGCGCAATCAGTTAGATCCAGCTATGTactatatacctacctatatacTTACCCCGTGGATTTTTATGTGTTGTGATTGTCCTATAATTAagttgttttgctatgtttaaagaatttgtacgtatacaaaaatatttatatttgtacaaTTAGTCGAGGCGTGGAAgttactttttttgttctcaatttatttaatttttctggtTTCTTGTGTTACAAATACATTCTTGTGAGGTACCGAAAATCGGCGAGCGGTTGAATCGCGTCCGGTCACtgagttgtttgtttttgtcttaGGCGCACACCTCCACAGAGCTCTATAGGGGTAGGGAGCTAGGGCATCGTCGTTACTTGTTTCCTAGGAAAAAAGAGGATCGAAAGATACTACAAAgggtattaaaattttacattgaaACACGACTTTTCAGtaccaatttctttttttctcatttgtctaaaaatttaatgattgtAAGCGATAATTGTAATTTAACATAATTATGTGAATAAACTTCCAAAACGCCTACTGAAGGGacgaaattagtttttttgttgttgctgtttcgCCCCAGCGAAGCAATGTTGTGCTGAGTTCTTTCTTTTCAGGGGTGTCGAGGGTAGCGGAGTGGACATGGACCTAGGATGACCTGAACCTGATCATCGACTAACACTTTGGGGGTATCCAACACTGGCCGCGGATACTTAAAGGTAGGGTGGGTAATGGCCTCACTGCACAACATCGGCAGTGCCCTGATGTGCCAATAGTCCGTCCGTTTATGTTTACTTCCTTTTCCTTATTCCTTGGCgtgatttatgtttttgtctggCGAGGTTGAGTTTCAAGGGGCAAGATCCCCCCCGTCTGACGAGCTGACGCCGTGCACCGCAAGCAGGCCGCGTCCCCCGGAGCTCAACAATCCCACCTAACCTATTCCAAATCTTCCTATCTCTTTTTCCTACCTCATCCTTATCCTACCCTTCCACTTCACCCACCTCCACACCTCCTCTTGCCTCGCAACAAAGTACCTATTGTATGAAATTGTTTTCCGTGTAAACTTTTGGGGAACAATGTCATGACTCCATACAATCCATTAACAAAGTTGGACAAATGTTACGTTTgaaatgtcttttattttagGGCATTTGTTATGACAGCTTTTAGGGTAGGGTATCCGCATACCTTTATGTTAGTGTTTTAGGTACATGTTTGGTCCTGAAAGAATTTATAACTTAAATGAGACTGGAATCACAACAGTCTAGAGTCCCCaaaggtaattttaattttcaagataACGACATCACACAAAcattacaaaacaaacaaatgtacaaaaaatacaaacaaatttaagaacgTGGCAAACTAtctattatttaaattacaaaaataggtCATTGCTGAAAAAGGGAAGAGGACTAATTCTCAGTTACTATGGTTGCAATAGTGAATGCAGCTGGGAAGCATATCCCTCCAGCATTTGCTTACCCAAGAAAAAGGACTAATCCTGCATTCCTCAAAGGTGCTGCTCCCGGATCGATTTCCTTATTAGCAGAAAGTGGTTGGATGTATTCTGAGCTAAACAAACTCGGTGTTCAATTCAAGATCCAATTATGGTTTTATTGGATAATCATGTGTCGCATTGTGGACTCGattctataattttttgtagagAGAATGGCATTATCTTTTCTTTGGAccgtttaaaaaatactgtaagTCAGCATTCAACAATTTTCTTGGCAATAATCCGGGTCGTATAATTGGAATTAATGATATTGCAGAAATTGCTTGCCAGCTATTCTTGAAATCATTTTCCCCGGAAAATATTATACAAGGGTTTTCAACAACTGGAATATTTCCGATGAATGATGCTATTTTCCAGGACTTTGACTTTCTAGAGATTGAAGAAACGTACAACAGCCTATTGAAAATTGAATCACCAAATCGAAATATTCAGAGGAATTCCAATGAACCATATCAGCAGCTTACACCGAAAGTGAATCAGCCTTGCCCGGAAAtacaagaaattgaagaaaCGGGGCATAGCACAGTAAAAATTGTATCGTCAAGTCTGAATGTGCAGAAGAATTCTAATGGTACCTATCAGCACCTTACACAGGAAGTGATTCGACCTTacccaaaaataatttcaaagaaaaagaatcttAGCAAAATTTCTAAATCACAGATCTATACCGACACAAtcgaaaaaaatagaattgttaaCCTAgccgaacaaaaacaaaaaagaaattaaacaaagaaaaaaattatagagcCAAAACACATAAAAAAGGGCTTGCATCATCCTCCGAAAGCGAAACCTATAATGTAAGAAATTCGGATCAATCTTTTGAATTTGGTATAGATAATGATGCAGAGGTAGACGTTGAGTGTACCAAGAAATTCACATTTTCCCAAGATACTAATGCTAAAATGTTTGCCTTTCTGGTCACATTCGAAGATAAAAACCCTTTTAATTATGTCGGTAGAGTTGAAGATGTAGTGTCAGAACCGCATCGCTCTACCCTACGTGTAAGGGAACATCTGATCAAAAAAGGAActcaaaggtatccaagaattccTGGTATATGTGGGTATCtaacagaacagctgatttaacATATGCTAGAAACTGAAGAAAcctgaaaaataatttcaaatttgaatgtttttcggTAAAAAGTGTTATCCAAACGAACATTCgagaagcacttttcatgacaaaaattactttgaaaagATTTGACAGTTCCTCGCAAAAAGCAATAGTCtggacaaatttttttaatccaGACCCAATTTCCAATTTCTTGGGGTGGAAATTGCAAAATATGGCCATTACAATATAACTTTCGGTTCATTTAAGTGATAGTCACAACAAATATGTAATTGCATTTTcgacaaacaaaaagtttttgtcAAACTCATAATTATTGGGACCTGTGGAGCTTGAAACTTGCAAAATCaagagaaaatacaaaaattgtcaataagAAAAGTCGATTTTGTACTTAGGCTTCCaaacttttttagaaatacTTAAAATGTTCACTTCGAATCGAACTAAACCATCACTGCAAAGTTGACCAAAAGTGATCTAATAAATATATTCTTGTGAATTTCTGGCAATTTAGATTTAGAAGGACATGAGATGttaggttttaaaaacaaatataatttcgtCCCATGATTATTTTTATCAGCAGTGTTCGTTTACACAAATTATTGAGTAcatttttctcatatttttggAACCTCTCCACAATCATCGTcataatataaactttacatCCAAATCTTAATTTATTGCTGGAAGACATTCCTCTCATTTCAATTGAGTTAAAATTGTTGAGCGCCCCTGTTAAGTTTGGTGCCTTCgtaatttccatttattttaacAGCCTTTAATCTAAAATGTAGATATTTATTTCCCAGCCGCACAACATGAATCTAAATTACTTTCTTTGACCTTGTTTTTCCCTCCATTGCCATTCAGAACCTACAAATTAATGTGtacaatatttacttttttttagaaatccaTAATTTTTGGACGTTAATTATGACAGAGTCGAATAAATCTTTGACTAACAAACCATTAAAGGGTTTTTTATTCCTTAAATATGTAAAGGCACATTATGAGCAGTAGGAAAAAAGGAGGGTTGGGAAGGAAGGGAAGGAAAGACAGAGCGTGGTAAGCCATTCCACATTTTCTTAGTacgctaaagaacgaatctcatTTCTTCATATTGCATCCGAAGTTTGGCTCATGGGTACACTGATAGgcaatgcaactggctatttcgctagagcGTTGTCCGTTGAAACAACGGTAAAAAAGGTTAAGACAACAAACCTAACGACGATGTTCTAGTGAAGTAATTGAGTTATATTGAGATGGAAGTAATTCTTAAGTTTCGGGCGTACATATGTGTATAGGATTTGTAAATTGTGGCCAGATCAAAAGAAGAAACACTTTTAATGCAACATGTTAAAAAACTCTAGCATCttgagttttcgaagtattaaacTCCACATAATTCCCCATTGTATAATGGTGCGtaggttggaatttaatgagcttgcCGTATTATGCAGTTTTAGTTCGACATTCGAAGAGGAGGGATAAGGCCAAGAGTACTACCGCCACTCTTGAATTCGCCCAAAACAGCTTGTATTGAaaggtttaaacaaaatttctaatccaacgaagataCTGAAAGTATTATCAAATTTCATGAcacctttgtttttaaaatctaaagtaTTATCATGGagctatttttttaagttttccgtAGCCTCAAAGCGGCGCgttggaaatttaattttatatacttTTCCATACAAATCCTCGATGTTAGTACCAGGGTTGTTgcggatgtacaaattttgacatccgAGGAAGCAGATGCGGATGCGGATTTTTTGAGACACATATCCGCGGATGCGTATgcggattttagaatttattacaattattttaagtccgtaaataaaggaaatttgtattgattatccttgcgtttaataattaaatttaaaaatgggtgagttatatttaataaaaagcaagattGCAGCCTTCTTAGATTGTTATCTGTTTCTTAGTGAATCGTATAATAATCCAGCTACGCTAAATAGTTGTTCGCTGGGAACACTGGCTTTTGGAAGTGATAAATACCTCAGTGCAACTTTGGAGAGCCTTTTAAAGTCTGTTTGATGGACTTTCCACCAATCAAGTGGATTATTATCCAATTCTAGTCTTTTTTATTTCGGTAAAATGCTAACTCCCTTCTGGGAAGTGCTTCGTGACTAGCGTTATCAGATTGATTCTTCTTCACCTTTGTCTTCAGTTGTTGAATCTAGCATCATTTCCATATCGCTTCTGAAGcaataatgtttataaaaaaatatcatacctgcatcttcttttttttaaagattttcattgtttggcgctctcaaataaaacaaactcttctGGGTGCTTTGACTTCAAGTGGTTTTTCAACGAAGAAGTCGTGCGTCTTTTTCGTGAGTATGTTTTACGACATATTTTGGATTCAGACTTGtcaggatcatttttatttaaattaaaatagatccagatgctgctttttgttggtggcggcatttatgttttgtatttgtatcaaattttcacctaatattaaaacaaaactgtgtcctctggccacttagcaagagcttttatatcctcaaatctgtgaccattgcatatgacttgttgttgcttttgtcgtCGCCTTCTTGGGACcgagtttttttaatttcaaatttttactaagggtGAAAGTTAGAATTTTAAATCACTTTTGTAAGAAACCAAGAATTCTTTCCTCAGAAAGTTTGCAACGAAAGTTTTTTTCGTGGTAAAACTTTGGTTTAGAGCCATGACTTAAACATACGTCACAACAAAAGAATCATATtgccagttaaagatcctgtaCAAAATTACTGAGACCGTCCCCGTTGGCTTTTTCGtgctgccaaacggttctcttagtacggtagtacccgtagcatgatggttagtgcgttggactgtcatgcaaggggtcttgggttcaatccctgcctgtgccaccttaatttaaaaaaaaataattttcgcgggtactgcctcttgcgaggaatccttcaagagtaattcttgtcatgaaaaagtgctttctcaaattcgccgttcggattcggcccaaaattgtaggtcccttccattcctgacaacagtactcgcacacagaaatggttgagagttgtaagtcactaggccctggttcacaacggactgttgcgccacccaatttgatttgatttgaaacggttctcttaggagcttttTATCTAACTGGATTTTTTGACATGAGAGGAAGAAAATACGTCAATAAACTGATTGTGTATATCtatatcagggtcagaggtgaGAAACAAGTGAAGTTTATTATCTGTTCGGGCATTAAGATCTGATTTTCGACTCGTTGAAGTCAAGTAAAATGGTTAACCCCTTactgcatgattttttttttcttcatgaaaaaaatatatttgatagttaattataattaaaaaaaacacgtgaGAATTTTGCGATTTCCGGTTTGGATCATATATGGCACATTGAgcagaaatgaaacaaaacatttttcaataaattaaatcaactatttattcaaaaaattatgtagtATGGAATATCGTGAAACAGTTTCTTTTCTCATTCAAACAAAGATTTACTTTGCATTTTTGGCACTCCACATAAGATCTTCCAGGGCAGTCTGGAACCTTACACCGCTGTCTTGTAGTCCAAACAGGAAAGTGATCTAATTGATCTAATCGAACGTCCTGCGATGGCATTATGGCAACAGGTCCCTTCAATTTCTTCAGTTGTAGATTATTCTCCATGACATAAGAGGGTCGTCCACGTTTGTTTGTTGTACTTGGTTTGCTGGCATGGCATACATCTTCGGCTACCGCGCACTTAAAATCTGCTAGTGGCAGCCACGCCTCAGAACCATCAAGCGTTCGTCTGTACAATAGCCACGCATTCACGGCTGTCAAGTCGATCATGTGGAAGAATATtctgtggtaaaattttgttgatctaatttgtatttcataGTAGCCAAGAAGAGCATATGCCGATTATATGCCATGACAGCCTTTGGACATGATACAGTTTGGTAGCGTTGGACTTCAGAAGACGGTTTTGCTGCCAACCTATGTCGAAGCAAGGTTCACAATTCTGTTGTCAAACCATGTTACCACAGAAATATTCAGGTTATCAATTGTCACCAGTTTTTCCACAGTTGcacctcttccttttttttcaattccttttcgGTAGGAACTTTATATCCCCGAATCCGATTGGCTTTTATTGTTCCTAGCGGTAAAATCGCTTTCTTTGCAAGGTAACAGCGGTAAGGACGTGTACCAGTTGTGaaagaataatttgtagttGAATCCGTCGGGAACAGTTCTCGCCAGTCGAACAACAACGTCACTGGATGTACTAATCTTTGGTAAATCGGTTACCAACTGTACATGTC
This window contains:
- the LOC129945603 gene encoding peroxisome biogenesis factor 10, producing MSFRHAKARQPETIRTVQKDLTYTNELTEDLSDILRMSGPRNWIKYNNVCKFIAEIAYHGFASLNDLQTLGEEYTGIIQIDHNYRTAPSKLLRLSAIILEFGGERLYTKVLNNLERNIDRNDDIVPEAKLKLKTILQCMRSSVSYVKALHKTLFYLNSSKYQISKRFTGINYILIRHWMKPDHSLYGYRILGWVTFLQLVITLALDSFESWKESKRKTTGRNSSKSCVRLSNTQQQSREAPQCILCLEPRVNTSSTPCGHLFCWHCILDWLDERDECPLCRESIKKSNVIQLRNFV